CTtgacagcattgactgcatgcattggaggtggaagaattgcccgaatgcttggagggggcaacacttaagcggtcacaaaggcggcggcccaacacttatccttgaggcggtcgccgactaccgcctatggatttggcatgcatattttggcgttgccggagccaacaacgacttgaacgtgctctattcttcaccactcttcaatgatgtgatgaatggtgtagcaccggcgatcgacttcaccatcaacggaaatacataccacatgggttactatctcgccgatggtatctacccaaggtggtcgacgttcgtgaagacgcttcACAACCCGCAcaacccgagacgggttctttttgcgcagcgtcaagagtccgcgcggaaagacgtcgaaagagccttcggggtccttcaagcccgattcaacatagtgaaggccccggctcggctgtggtacgtgaataatatcgccgacatcatgttcacgtgtattatcttacacaacatgattatagccgacaaagggccgagggcggctagcttctacgacgaggatgaagccggaagctcaacagcgaggtctcccccacgccgaggtgagcatacgacggttggccagaggatcgagacaaggcacacaatgcgcgatacccgaacccacattcagttacaagaagacctaatcaaccacatgtgggcgaaattcggcaacgagtagtgtttttttaatttttagtattttaattgtgtaatttttaatttttaggattttaattatgtcgtttttattttatttgtcatttgtaattttatttaggttttttaatgaattttattattatggaaatgttattgtttaattgaattttaaattaattgtgctcgtccttgcggaatagcacaactgtgggtgttgtgctcttgccagatagcaggcagaaaaagtggggccgggcccacaaccgtgccgctggcaagagcacggttgtggatgctctaagcccCTAGAGTTGGCTTATTCTTGTGAGGAGATCACTTGTTTGATATTGATGAGGAACTAAAAGGAAAAGTGCCGCATGTTTATTCAAGGTCTCTAGGAAGAATTGAGTCTATTTTATATGTAAAGTTTTtgattatgcaatttttaaattttaataaacataatatttttcttcaatttgcaaataaaattatttaaaatttataaatatataattaaaaataacaaatgagaaaaatggATAGTATATATATGTCGCTCCTAGCCTCCTATATTATGGATGTcgagattaagaaaaaatcGATTTGTAATCTATGAATAGTAGTATACAAGTAAAATAGCATATTGCCGTTGCAAATATTTCATCACCGTAATTCTGAATTATAATATCTATATACACATTTTACTCTATTATATTTATGACTATTGAAAATCTTGAAAATTGAAAGTCAATGAGAAATGAATTTAATGGGAGAATTATAAATGCAGTCTTTTATAAGTCAATGGATAGAATTCCAACTGGGGGGGGGgtcaaatcatacatgcattaaaattaatTGAAGTTTATTTGATTTCAAGCAAAATTATAGAAATAAGACCTAAATTCGAGAATTATGGAACTGTGCATCaaactttataaataaattaataaacacaGGTCCAAGTAGATTTGAAGTGAAATGAGCTACACTCAAATTCTTACAGGAGCACGATAAAAGTTCGACTCGTGAACCGCAATCAAATATTGCAAACTTCTCAATCTAAAACATTGCAATTTGTGAGTAAGTTTGGCGAAAATTACTTGTAACTTCAAGAaattttatcaataattttaaaactaaaataaatgtctattactttttctttaaaatttttattacatATATTTATCATAATTCTGGTCctaaattttttattacatATATTTATCCACATTCAGCAATTGttgaacaaataaaatataaaataaagaacaattttggtcctaaacatatgaccgatgtacgaatttggtccaaaatatcactttttgaaaaacgggttcataacaaatgaaattcgtGTTGATCCGGTCCATTTTTAACGGTTCCGTTAATTTTTTACGGTCAACTGTCGATTAGCAAAATTTTGATCCGATTAGGCTTAATCTCGGATTATTAGTCATCTAATTATTGCAAATGTTCAAGACATATTTGATATTGATAATGAATTTGTTGGACTAGTTTGACGGTATTTTGTTCTATTTTTCTGCTTCATCTTCGACGGCATTGTAGTCCATAATGATATGTGGATGTTTCAAATCCAGTTTCAAAACCTTAATATGCATTTCAACATTATCGGAATTATGGAACATAGATTCAAGGGCTTACATTCATGATTCAAAATTAATCGAAATTCAATTGCTTCGTCGGAAACGGTAATTGAGGTTGACGGTGACAGTTTCGTCTCGTCGATGGGCTGTCGCTGTCGCCGGAACTCCTGCAACAGTGCGACCTCTCCATATCCGACAAGCCCGACAGGTTTTGGAACAAGTTGCAGAGAAAGAAAATTAGGTTCTTGGTGGTGCGGGGAAGAAGAAATGAAAGAGAgggagaataaaaaaaattaattttgattcaTGTTTTCATTTAAGGTTTTTCTATTGTACAAATATTTCagaaattttcttaaaaaaataaaagaatagcTACAGTAAAAAATGGCTAATCCGGTCAACAAAACACTAATTAACAGTTGACCGTcgacggaaccgtaaaaaaagaTCAGATCGACacgaatttcatttgttatggacccattttttaaaaagtgaatgttttgaacCAAATTCGTATATCGGCCATATATTTaagaccaaaattgacctttactctaaaATATATTAGCACTACCTTTTTAGATTAATGAGTCAACGTGGAACTTTTGCCAACTCTGTTAACTATCGGATTGATTATCTTAAATTCGTTAATACTTATTTACACATTTACAATAGTCATATAACATATCCCTATAGACCAAAGTGTGTTGACTCCAGTACGTTTAGAGGTTTTTTTTCTTTACCTTCACATTTCTATTTCTtgctattttaatttatgtttttttaactaCATGTGGATATCCTCTGTTGCTATTCATATATACTCCAGCACTTGACTTTTGTTTCTGGTTTCGATCTTGTTTTGTTGGGCTTCTTCAAATTGCTTTGTTGTTgtattaggccatccgcaatggggcggacgatggcacgcccgattgCGCGCATCGTCCACGCCCGCCaacgtccgccccattgcgggtgcgtgacataggccacGGACGATCGTCtcgccctatactaagggcgcggagtatagcgcggacgatgcccatcgtccgcgccatcgtccgccccattgcggcctacgcggacgatggccgcggactaTAGGCCATCGTCCGAGCCATCGTCTgacccactgtgggctacgcggacgatcgacgcggatgatggcagcggcaatcacctggttgaccaccgaagctggtgattacacgagcagcggcagcggcaatcacccggttgacctcaatcggacgtacgtggatgaagggagttccggcacaccggtgtcctcccggcgtcaaggctgcgaaggccaaggggaaggcggccgcgacctcatcctcgaccgctgcaaacccatctccgttcccggaaacgctcccgacccagacggccaccgcgtttgagtcgttggcaacagcgtcgatggcgaggacgttattgcagacgcacaaggccctcaagaagtgtaccgaccccgacgaagccgaatatctccgggcgttaatcgatgagctgcgtcggaagttgggaattgcaccgacgtagttgttttttttttgtaagttgaatggtgtaactttttttattaatgcgtcgccatttgttatttagatgttttttatttactcgttacttgttatttgaaaacatttaaattaattaaacaaaacaataaaatgatgatgtggcgcgccttagggcgccccactgcaggtggggggaAAGAGGATAAAACTGATTACGTGGcccgccatagggcgcgccttagggcgccccactgctgatgcccttagATTTATAGTTGCAGACATGGTTTTTTCACCGCCTCTTAAATGTTGTTCTCGTGTTTTAGGCTCTTGATtaggattttattttcttattttgttgTCTGTACTTTTGCTATGTATCATGAACTATCGTTCGCCATTTTTTCATAACATTTCATTTTGTAAGAAAGGCTTATCGATAAGACCGattatatatttttcttatgCGGTAGGTTAGATTTATAAGTACTTGTTGTATCGTAGTCCATCCTCAAATCAATATACATATGAGATTTAGTAATATATTCGAACCATAAATTTATCTTTCAAATATGTTTTAgaatatttcaaataattttacTACCGAAAATTTCAGATAATGTGATTAGGCAATATATAAGTTATCACATGCATAGAGTGCATCTTTTAGAAAGTTGATCGACCATTAGACCGTCTTTAACCATACTctaaaaatgagttttggtgtAGAAATCTTCTCTAACCATACATcaaattcaaactcatttttagtgttttttgtaaaacaacactaaatatggtgttactgcaaaattttatgagacaaaaactcaaaaattgtgtaaattttaaatttagtgtaaatagttggaGTAAAACTACTTTTTAGTGTGACGTATActcaaaaatggatttgaatttggtgtaaatAATTGGAGATTGTCTTACCTATTAAACTTCAAATTCCTCGTCATAAATTTTTGTAAAAAGATGTTAATATAATCAAATAGGAGTATTCGATTAGCTTATAAGAGCCGAAAGTCAAAacaaaaagaattttttttcgtTGGCCATTTTCTTGGCATCATGTGGTTAAGGACATTGTTTTGAAAATCGGACCGAACCAGTCTGTCAAACCGGACCGGCCTGTCGGACCGGTTCTGCCACGAATTGGTGCTTAGTCCGGTCCGGTTGACCACTTTAAACCGCCAGGAGGTTGAGCCGTTTTGGACCGGATGAACCGTGCTTTTCAACCGGGAACCGCCAACCGGTTGAACCGGTTTTCAATAATTACACCAAAATTTGAGGCCAATGGGATTCACCACATACCTCTTGTGTATAAGTCCAACTCCATTACCACTCCACCACTACAATTGTTGTGATATAACATTACCTTTAATTATTCTTATAATCAATGAATAAATTTCATTCATtctatgattaattattatttttataaaatgattaattaattatgattaattgtaaataaaatatgttaatatatatttttttatttaataaactttaatagtaatttattacactaaatttgaatattgtcatatatatatatatatatatacatatatatacatttaattaaatataagttttaatatattaggtgcatatatatataattatatttatatttcactaaaatttaattatacttatccacaattaagtttaataatatattattattcactaaattatatatttatatatatgaatttgatcaaaactacattttattatataataaatttgatgtatttatataatatatttaattatatttgctaCAGTAAAACAGTCCGGccagttgaaccgtgaaccagtagctttgccggttcgcttgccggtccggttttcaAAACATTGGTTAAGGATTAATCATCAAATTCCACTATTTTTATTTAAGTGAATATCTGTCTCTCCAATTCACATTCACACCAATCAGCTTTCGAGACTTGAAGAGAAGAAAAGTTTATGAGCATAGACCAATAACAGCATGTTTAAGAAAAATACAAAAGTAAAAAAGaccaacaacaacaaaataaagGTGAAAAGAGAACCCAAAATTTCGCAGATGTCTCCAAGCACTAGTTATTGCTGGTgaaacaaattaatttcataaaacaatGGTCCCCTAGGAAAATGACATTTGCTACATGAATCTTAATGTTTTAATAATATTTCGTCccatgttttatttttcttgGTAGAATCTTCCTTTTTTTCATAGTTAGTTTTAATATTCTCACCAAATCTTCTTCTTGCCAATCAAAGGTCCTACTGTAAGTCTGTAATTGCCCATTAATTTCTGAGTTGGTCATTTTATCCATCAAactaaattgaattaaaatataatctcATAACAAATCCATGATAAAAATGACCATGCATATTCCTATTATTAAATTTGTGATATATtatatgattaatttattttatcaatttaaaatgtaattaatgcataatacttcctccatccgcgaataggagtccgtttttccattttggtacgtCCGCAAATAGAAGTCCCGGTTCAtaattatcataaatggtaagagaactcatattccactaactcatttataATTACCATAAATTGTAAGAGACCTCATATTCCCACTAACCCATTCACTCATATATtgtttaaaactaatatatacaagtgagacttatattctactaactttcttccattcacttttctcaatactccatccgtcccacaagaatatgcactctttcataTTTAGTctgttccacaagaatatgcattttctaattttgaaaagtcttttctctctaatgaggtgagactcattctccattaacaatactttaattactttttctctctacctctctcttactctactaattttatattaaaacccCTGTCAAATCCAAAGTGATAAACCAAGCCTGGTTGGCGCTTGAGACAAATAtatcaaagaaaataatactccctccctcagtctcataatagatgtcatactttcatttctaattttttcatagaagatgtcacatttctatttttgaaaaaattcactttcacattaatataaatatattttcttctttaatttaacatataaaacaaaacctcctaaaatctcatgtcatccTACAAGATTACAAATATGACATCCTTTATGGGACCTACAAGATTATAAGTATGACATCCTctgtgggatggagggaatacTATATCACTTCAAACCATAGAAAATACTACCTTAAAACAAATATAGTGGTGTGTGTAACCATCTTAGTTGCAATAATTGAACGACAAGCTATTATATTTTTGCTTTGTCAACTTTAATCCGAATCATGTATGAATCAGTCAACTTTTGATTAAAAGGATTGATCATTATTAGCGAAGCATTTAAAAGGATTGATCATTAGTTTTAACATCTTCATATTAGCTGTAacacacatattttaatatcaAGACTTCCACACAATAATATACGCACTAAATATATACTAATAATTGCATAGAGCGACATAATGCAATACTTTCTGCAAGACGTTATATATGATTTTCATATGTATCAGTATGAATACGAAAATAAAAGTGTCAATTATGTTATTTTAGACATTATACTTACTATTTGAACTTTAGGGCGATGCCATCTTGTTGTTTAAAAAAATGCTTTTGATATCTAAAATTCTTACTCGAAACAAATAGAATATCTTAtgagaaccattaaaagtcatgaTTAATTAAACTAACAAATCAATTGTATTTGCCCTAAGGATGTGATATTATTTtgagtaaaataagtttgttgttgtttatttttctttccGGCCAATTAATCTTATGTTGTTTGATTGTTATTTTATTGTTGTCATTATATTACACAAAGCAAAAAGACAAAGAAGCTTAATTAAAGCCTattaatcttttttttctttaatgaaattttatagttaattcaaattttatataattaaatatgattaTAAAAGCAGgctatataaatatttttttctgcaTTCACTTCCGATCACAAACAAGATGCTCGTCAGATTTGACTTGAACATTTTTTAATGCATAAAGAAAGGAAGGAActatattttatactccatattattAGATGGACATGTATATATTGTTATAttttcggttttaaaaatatgtgACCCAACATCAGAGTTGCCCTAAATTCTTAAACAATATTATTAGgtcaaattaatatattttgggAGAAATTGGAAAACGAAGTTATTCTCCCATCCACAGGCTTCCTTGTCTCCAATATTTAGAAAGTGCTGGTTACAGCTGTATCCAAGTTCCTCCACCATACGCCCTATGCATACATTTGTCTCTATATGTGTGTATATAATAATAACATATTCTTGAATATTACTCTCAATTTAGAATATTTGCAATTTAAAATTCTACCATTACCAACTTGTTACCAACCAAACTATTCTTATCCCCAAAATATTATAGAAAGAACTTGCTAGAAGTAGAAAGCTAGCTGGACTAATAGTATATTATGGGAGTGTTCGGTTTGtaagattgtatccgagattaaatatatggtgtgtttggttcatgaaatTCAATCCtccaactcaatcctagatggataatcatgggataattagtcatagctaaccccctatgactaaaataatctcacaactcaatcctacgTTATatcttgttattattttatcttggcaaccgaacaccacctataAGTATTCCTTTCTTCTTACTTTGTATGTTCTTTTTTTATTCACTATTATGTTTAGGATAAGATGTTATACATTAAGGTGTGGTTTGTTAGTAGGTCAATTTAGAATTTTGTTAGATATATTTACCATAAGATACAACGTGAGATTTAGACGAAATTAGAGTATATCTATTAACATTACATCATTCGCTATAAACCAAGTATTAGCCCAAATCATTTGATTATTTTAACTTACTCAATCCATCAAATTATGCACCGAATTAAGTCATATTatctccgtccacaaaaaatagattaattttatcatttttggtcgTTCATTAAAATTGAACTAATTCTAAATACGAAAAGTTTTGAACGTATACTAACCaaccctacacatcattttaaaTTTGGTTCCCACAATTCATTAACACTACTTTCACTACctttttcctctttctctcttacttataGTTgcgcattaaaattcgtgtcatttataaatttgtctatttttcaTAGAAGGagatagtattaattttacaaGTAACGTATTTCATTGcaaaatactccttccgtcccacaataagagtcacattcacctttactataaatggtaagtatgtccacattccactaactcacttcactcacattttattatggAGTATAAAAGTAATATAAAAAAGCGagccccatattccactaactttttcaattaactattctttacattttttaaaactcgcgTCCACACTATATGTGACTCATATTGTCGGACGGTGTAATATTTAGTCAACTTTACATATACGTTTCTTTTTTGCCTAAAATCCATTTCCAATCTACACTTCTATTTGTACTTGCCAACATTTAGTAatataagtaaataaaatactagaagaAAAGGACGTTGCATAGAAGAAACACCAATGATATTTTTGCTTAGTCTTTATAAATATAGAATGTTGGTTATACTATATAAAAAGTGGCGTGTCCCATTATTTGAGCCgaaaaataatgaatttattGTGCAATCTGTATGAAATTATTACTACTCCTCTGTTTAACAGAAACAGTTAATTATGGAAGTGAAATCTAAAGCTGGGTCTGACAGTTTAAGTAGACGATATTTAATAAGGTAATAAATATGCCTTTACTTTCTCCGCTAATTTATTGTTTGTTGTTTTCCTTCTTAAAACCGCGCGCAGACGGTATGTTGAGACACACACACCATAAACTCCACTTCTTCAACCCCAACAACGCATTCATTCGCAAACAGTACCCATTTTTCTTGTGGTCTCTGCATAGTCTATGTGAATTATTCTTTGCAAGCGTGGTTGGTGCTTTGGTTCTATCATTAATGACCAAAGATCCTCTCTTTTCATAATTCTGCATTATCTTTCTTGGATCTGCAAAAGGGAAAAGAGGGGAAAAAGCGATGAAAAGAGTCCTCATTTGAGGGCCTCCTTGTTTTGTTGAAGAAAGGGTGAAAAGGCTCAATCTTGAAGCTTGCTTTATTAGGAAAATTTTGTGGGTGTGGGGAATTTAGCAGCTTTTTTCTTGGGAAAATTCCTGAAACAGTGAAAGTGGGTGTTTTGATAAGGAGGAGAAGAAGTAGTACCAATTTTCAAGGTGGGTTGTTTTCATCATctcctttttttaaaaactttgtgttgttgcattattttttaattcttgaAATGTGTTTATGGGTTTTGAAGGAATTTGACTCTTCTTGTGTGAGTTTTAACTTTCTATGAAGTTATGCTTTTTACATGTGTAATTTATTGTTTCCAAGTCTTGTGAACTAAAGCAAGTTTCCATGAAGAAGAAAGCGAAAATAGATGTTTAAATTCATTCCTTATACgctttttttgcatttttttgtagCATCACAGAAGGTATAAATCATGTTTATGGTTACTTTTCATCTTCTCCATTTACTTTTCATATAAAATTCTTGCTACTTATGCAGCCGGTTTAGAGTTTTGATTACAAAACATTAGTAATTGATTGGTAGTTTGTTCTGCTTTTATATAATTGCATTgaccttttcaattttttcgagtaacttttacatgaaagatgtgTTTTTTCATAAGACAAAACACATGATGATACATGTATCTCGAGCTTGAAAAAGGCTGATTTCAAATAAGAGTGCAACATTTATTTCTTGACTGTTTTAATTTTCCTTGGTTATTGCATAACATTCATATGTGATTGTGATCATCCTAATTATGAGTAGTTGGTGTAACAGCTTGCTTATGCTAGAAAGAATCTTTGAAGAAATGGAGTTATAGGAATGGATCCTCAGGCTTTTATGAGGTTGTCTATTGGGTGTCTGGGGATTAGATTTCCCGGAAGTGCAGCAGCCGCAGAAAATTCTGGTATTTGTTCGTTCTCTTCTCCATGTGTATGTGAGATACGCCTCCGCGGCTTCCCTGTGCAGACAACACCAATCCCTTTTATGCCATCTCCTGAAGCAACTCCTAATTCTCACAGTGTCTCGTCCAGCTTTTATCTCGAAGAATCCGACTTGAAAGCACTCTTGGCACCTGGATGTTTCTATGCCTCCAATGCGAGGCTCGAGATAGCTGTGTTTACGGGTAGGAAGGGGAGCCATTGTGGTGTTGGTGTCAAGAGGCAACAGATTGGAGCTTTTAAGTTGAATGTGGGCCCCGAATGGTGCGAAGGGAAGTCGGTTATTCTCTTCAATGGCTGGATTGGCATTGGCAAGAACAGGCATGAGACTGGTAAACCAGGAGCCGAACTTCATCTACGGGTCAAGCTGGACCCTGATCCTAGATACGTTTTCCAATTCGAAGGCGATACTAAGTTGAGCCCGCAAATTGTTCAGCTTCAAGGCAATGTCACGCAGCCTATTTTCAGCTGCAAGTTTACTCGAGACAGGTAATAATGTGAGATAAAAATGCTTGCTTGAATTTCactcttttttaaaaaatgaaggaATAGTTGTTTCTTGTTTTGATAAATGAATGCTTGCTTGTTGTGTTAtagaaaatgaatgaatagtgGTTTCTTGTTTTGATAAATGATTCACAGGGCTTCCCAGGTAGATCCGCTAAGCAACTTCTGGTCATATACAGCCGATGGTTCGAACCAAGACACGGGGAGACGAGAGCGCAAGGGGTGGAGGGTGAAGATACACGACCTATCGGGCTCAGCAGTTGCAGCGGCCTTCATAACAACCCCGTTCGTGCCAGCAACGGGCGGTGACTGGGTGGCGAAGTCCAATCCGGGAGCCTGGCTAATTGTCCGCCCTGATCCGTGCAGCTCCGAGAGCTGGCAGCCGTGGGGGAAGCTCGAAGCCTGGCGTGAACGAGGAGGGATCAGAGACTGCATCTGCTTCCGCTTCCACGTCTTCTCAGAAGGGCAGGAAGGTGGCGACTTTCTCATGTCGGAGATACTAATCAACGCAGAGAAAGGTGGGGAGTTCTTCATAGATACCGACAGACAGGTTCGCGCTGCAGCAATGCCATTACCGAGCCCACAGAGCAGCGGGGACTTCGCAGGGCTGAGCCCGGTGGCTGGTGGGTTCGTCATGAGCTGTAGGGTGCAGGGGGAAGGGAAGTCGAGCAAGCCCCGGGTGCAGCTTGCAATGAGACACGTCACGTGTGTCGAGGACGCCGCCATCTTCATGGCTCTCGCTGCAGCAGTCGACCTTAGCATCGAGGCGTGCGCACCCTTCCGTAGAAAGATCCGAAGAGGCAATCATTCTTGGTGAAGAAGGTGATACTATTCAATCTAAGAAAATAGTTTCCTCTGATTATTGGACCACTTTTTGTACAGAATCAACTTGAATTGGATGTGGATTCTACTGTGTTACTGCTAATTAATCATCCCATCCCTCTTCTGTCTGcattttcttcctttttatgcttttgttaatttttgaaggtgaattttaaacaaacaaaataaaaccttGAAAATACACTTACAACTTACAAGTGTGTAAATATATACAGAGTAATGTATTTACAGAATTAGGTATTTGAGGGAGTTTAACAATCTAGTTTATCCCCACAAAAAATAAGAATGCTACTTTGTGAATTCTGCATAAATGTTATTTAGTTGTATCTTGTATTGCTGTAGTTCCTCTAAAGCCTTGGCTTTTTCTTCACCTGCACTTTCTTCTATAGCCTTCTCAGACTTTGATATTTTTCTCTCAATGCTTTTTATCTGCAATAACACATTGATGTGAGAGATCTCaccacttatacacaaacagACAGAAAAGAAGAGAGACCTTTCTATAAGGCCACCTTACAACACCATTTTTTCTGCAGATCTTCTTCATGACTGTAGGGCATATATTCAATTTCCGAGCAGCTTCTTCGATCGGAAGATGAAAGTATTCTACAAAGTCATTGAGCCCTAGATTTCTAGTCCTTTCCCTCTGCACCAAACACCAAACTTTCAACAACaatatgtattaaaaatattacataTTATATCACATGTTTAACAACCTGCATAGCAAGGGGGATCTTCATGGATCCTCCTGCTTCATTCAACTGCTCACTTTGAAAATCACCTGCATTTACACACAATGAGATGTGATGTTGGATTAGTACTCTATCTGTATTGAATGATGCAAACCTGTCATATCTGGTGTGAATTGAAGAAAATGAGGCGTGTTATCTGGTTGGTTGAATCCAACGCTAAGAGCTTCATAGAAGGTCGAGAGAGGATCTTGCATCGGACTGTACCCTTCTCGTCTACAAACCTCGTAATACTCCACCAAGAAATTCTTCACCGTCACCGTGCTCTCCTTGTGAAAACTACAACAATCAAATATCTAATTTGTTGAGTGATCATATTTTTTTCGATTTAGGCTTCTCCGCGTTAAACGAGCAAGAAACTCACTCGAACATTTGGGAATCTTGGGTCTGCAAAGACGAGCCACAGTCATAAATCCCGAGAAGAGCGTGAGTGATAATCCCAAACACTCCATGAATTTCCAGCCGCTTCAAATTGATGCCTATAAAAAATCAAAGTAACAAGTTGAAAACGGTGGAATGGGATGAAATgaattgaaaaacaaaatgatTGAAATCACCATTGGTGTGAGTGATCTCTCGAAGGATTTGACAGCAAGCGCAGTTATACTGAGCCAATGGTTGGAGGAAGGCAGGGTTGAGAGGCGGTGAGTTTCCGGTTAAATCATTGCAAACTTGCCAAATTACGGGATCCGAAAACAGATCCTCTGTGTCCAAGAGATCGTCGTCGTCCAAGTTGAAGTCGTTTTGGTCTTGGGGTTGGAAAGGGAACAGGGAGGTTGAGTCTGCCATTTTAG
This DNA window, taken from Salvia splendens isolate huo1 chromosome 18, SspV2, whole genome shotgun sequence, encodes the following:
- the LOC121776248 gene encoding uncharacterized protein LOC121776248 translates to MDPQAFMRLSIGCLGIRFPGSAAAAENSGICSFSSPCVCEIRLRGFPVQTTPIPFMPSPEATPNSHSVSSSFYLEESDLKALLAPGCFYASNARLEIAVFTGRKGSHCGVGVKRQQIGAFKLNVGPEWCEGKSVILFNGWIGIGKNRHETGKPGAELHLRVKLDPDPRYVFQFEGDTKLSPQIVQLQGNVTQPIFSCKFTRDRASQVDPLSNFWSYTADGSNQDTGRRERKGWRVKIHDLSGSAVAAAFITTPFVPATGGDWVAKSNPGAWLIVRPDPCSSESWQPWGKLEAWRERGGIRDCICFRFHVFSEGQEGGDFLMSEILINAEKGGEFFIDTDRQVRAAAMPLPSPQSSGDFAGLSPVAGGFVMSCRVQGEGKSSKPRVQLAMRHVTCVEDAAIFMALAAAVDLSIEACAPFRRKIRRGNHSW
- the LOC121776250 gene encoding uncharacterized protein LOC121776250 isoform X2, producing the protein MADSTSLFPFQPQDQNDFNLDDDDLLDTEDLFSDPVIWQVCNDLTGNSPPLNPAFLQPLAQYNCACCQILREITHTNGINLKRLEIHGVFGIITHALLGIYDCGSSLQTQDSQMFDFHKESTVTVKNFLVEYYEVCRREGYSPMQDPLSTFYEALSVGFNQPDNTPHFLQFTPDMTGDFQSEQLNEAGGSMKIPLAMQRERTRNLGLNDFVEYFHLPIEEAARKLNICPTVMKKICRKNGVVR
- the LOC121776250 gene encoding uncharacterized protein LOC121776250 isoform X1, giving the protein MADSTSLFPFQPQDQNDFNLDDDDLLDTEDLFSDPVIWQVCNDLTGNSPPLNPAFLQPLAQYNCACCQILREITHTNGINLKRLEIHGVFGIITHALLGIYDCGSSLQTQDSQMFDFHKESTVTVKNFLVEYYEVCRREGYSPMQDPLSTFYEALSVGFNQPDNTPHFLQFTPDMTGDFQSEQLNEAGGSMKIPLAMQRERTRNLGLNDFVEYFHLPIEEAARKLNICPTVMKKICRKNGVVRWPYRKIKSIERKISKSEKAIEESAGEEKAKALEELQQYKIQLNNIYAEFTK